In Kogia breviceps isolate mKogBre1 chromosome 7, mKogBre1 haplotype 1, whole genome shotgun sequence, a single window of DNA contains:
- the RPUSD4 gene encoding pseudouridylate synthase RPUSD4, mitochondrial isoform X3 has translation MAAPSCSVSGLWVRGSWQRLGNLFTFVSKPLCSAAAASRPLDAQRLAERFRAQKQEQKTKKPLPTNPVQRRVQELLRFTEQLQRVHPNVLAKALSRGLVHQDEDLVVINKPYGLPVHGGPGVRLCISDVLPVLGKLLRGHKAEPLHLCHRLDKETTGVMVLAWEKEVAHQVQELFRTRQVTKKYWAVTTRTPVPSAGVVDIPIIEKEVQGQERHHKVGIKHQLRVHLSFGLDCPLLGDHKYSDWNRLAPQKLSASILKKLGLPQSKARHIPLHLHACQLTLPALQAGKEELNLVCKPPRYFVHSLHRLGLKMPSRDQNGDEETTHSGAR, from the exons ATGGCGGCTCCTAGCTGTAGCGTGTCTGGCCTCTGGGTCCGGGGTTCCTGGCAGCGTCTGGGGAATCTCTTCACTTTCGTCTCAAAGCCACTTtgttctgctgctgctgcctctcgGCCCCTGGATGCCCAGCGATTAGCGGAGAGGTTTCGAGCCCAGAAACAGGAACAAAAGACGAAGAAGCCG TTGCCCACAAACCCTGTTCAGCGGAGAGTGCAAGAACTACTGCGGTTCACAGAGCAGCTGCAGCGCGTCCACCCCAACGTGCTTGCGAAGGCGCTGAGCCGAGGACTTGTCCACCAGGACGAGGACCTTGTGGTCATCAATAAGCCCTACGGTCTCCCTGTGCATG GTGGCCCTGGGGTCCGGCTCTGCATCAGTGATGTACTGCCTGTCCTGGGGAAGCTGCTTCGCGGCCACAAGGCAGAGCCCTTGCATCTGTGCCATCGGCTGGACAAGGAAACTACAGGCGTAATGGTGTTGGCTTGGGAAAAAGAAGTGGCGCATCAAGTCCAAGAGTTGTTTAGAACCCGTCAGGTGACAAAGAAGTACTG GGCCGTGACGACGCGCACCCCGGTGCCCTCAGCGGGAGTCGTGGACATTCCCATCATTGAGAAGGAGGTGCAGGGCCAGGAACGACACCACAAGGTGG GAATAAAACATCAGCTTCGCGTTCACCTGTCTTTTGGGTTGGATTGCCCACTCCTCGGTGATCACAAGTACTCAGACTGGAACAGGCTGGCCCCCCAG AAGCTGTCTGCCAGCATCCTGAAGAAGCTGGGGCTGCCGCAGTCCAAGGCCCGCCACATCCCCCTTCACCTGCACGCCTGCCAGCTGACTCTGCCTGCCCTGCAGGCCGGGAAGGAGGAACTCAACTTGGTCTGCAAGCCTCCTCGATACTTTGTCCATTCCCTGCACCGCCTGGGCTTAAAGATGCCGAGTCGGGATCAAAATGGGGACGAGGAAACCACACACTCAGGAGCACGGTGA
- the RPUSD4 gene encoding pseudouridylate synthase RPUSD4, mitochondrial isoform X1, with amino-acid sequence MAAPSCSVSGLWVRGSWQRLGNLFTFVSKPLCSAAAASRPLDAQRLAERFRAQKQEQKTKKPLPTNPVQRRVQELLRFTEQLQRVHPNVLAKALSRGLVHQDEDLVVINKPYGLPVHGGPGVRLCISDVLPVLGKLLRGHKAEPLHLCHRLDKETTGVMVLAWEKEVAHQVQELFRTRQVTKKYWAVTTRTPVPSAGVVDIPIIEKEVQGQERHHKMTLSPSYHMDNGKIVRVRTSRNAHLAVTQYQVLSSTLSSALLELQPITGIKHQLRVHLSFGLDCPLLGDHKYSDWNRLAPQKLSASILKKLGLPQSKARHIPLHLHACQLTLPALQAGKEELNLVCKPPRYFVHSLHRLGLKMPSRDQNGDEETTHSGAR; translated from the exons ATGGCGGCTCCTAGCTGTAGCGTGTCTGGCCTCTGGGTCCGGGGTTCCTGGCAGCGTCTGGGGAATCTCTTCACTTTCGTCTCAAAGCCACTTtgttctgctgctgctgcctctcgGCCCCTGGATGCCCAGCGATTAGCGGAGAGGTTTCGAGCCCAGAAACAGGAACAAAAGACGAAGAAGCCG TTGCCCACAAACCCTGTTCAGCGGAGAGTGCAAGAACTACTGCGGTTCACAGAGCAGCTGCAGCGCGTCCACCCCAACGTGCTTGCGAAGGCGCTGAGCCGAGGACTTGTCCACCAGGACGAGGACCTTGTGGTCATCAATAAGCCCTACGGTCTCCCTGTGCATG GTGGCCCTGGGGTCCGGCTCTGCATCAGTGATGTACTGCCTGTCCTGGGGAAGCTGCTTCGCGGCCACAAGGCAGAGCCCTTGCATCTGTGCCATCGGCTGGACAAGGAAACTACAGGCGTAATGGTGTTGGCTTGGGAAAAAGAAGTGGCGCATCAAGTCCAAGAGTTGTTTAGAACCCGTCAGGTGACAAAGAAGTACTG GGCCGTGACGACGCGCACCCCGGTGCCCTCAGCGGGAGTCGTGGACATTCCCATCATTGAGAAGGAGGTGCAGGGCCAGGAACGACACCACAAG ATGACGCTGTCCCCGAGCTACCACATGGACAATGGGAAGATAGTGAGGGTACGGACCAGCAGGAACGCACACCTGGCTGTGACTCAGTACCAGGTGCTGAGCAGcaccctctcctctgccctcttGGAGCTCCAGCCAATTACCG GAATAAAACATCAGCTTCGCGTTCACCTGTCTTTTGGGTTGGATTGCCCACTCCTCGGTGATCACAAGTACTCAGACTGGAACAGGCTGGCCCCCCAG AAGCTGTCTGCCAGCATCCTGAAGAAGCTGGGGCTGCCGCAGTCCAAGGCCCGCCACATCCCCCTTCACCTGCACGCCTGCCAGCTGACTCTGCCTGCCCTGCAGGCCGGGAAGGAGGAACTCAACTTGGTCTGCAAGCCTCCTCGATACTTTGTCCATTCCCTGCACCGCCTGGGCTTAAAGATGCCGAGTCGGGATCAAAATGGGGACGAGGAAACCACACACTCAGGAGCACGGTGA
- the RPUSD4 gene encoding pseudouridylate synthase RPUSD4, mitochondrial isoform X2, which translates to MAAPSCSVSGLWVRGSWQRLGNLFTFVSKPLCSAAAASRPLDAQRLAERFRAQKQEQKTKKPLPTNPVQRRVQELLRFTEQLQRVHPNVLAKALSRGLVHQDEDLVVINKPYGLPVHGGPGVRLCISDVLPVLGKLLRGHKAEPLHLCHRLDKETTGVMVLAWEKEVAHQVQELFRTRQVTKKYWAVTTRTPVPSAGVVDIPIIEKEVQGQERHHKMTLSPSYHMDNGKIVRVRTSRNAHLAVTQYQVLSSTLSSALLELQPITGIKHQLRVHLSFGLDCPLLGDHKYSDWNRLAPQLSASILKKLGLPQSKARHIPLHLHACQLTLPALQAGKEELNLVCKPPRYFVHSLHRLGLKMPSRDQNGDEETTHSGAR; encoded by the exons ATGGCGGCTCCTAGCTGTAGCGTGTCTGGCCTCTGGGTCCGGGGTTCCTGGCAGCGTCTGGGGAATCTCTTCACTTTCGTCTCAAAGCCACTTtgttctgctgctgctgcctctcgGCCCCTGGATGCCCAGCGATTAGCGGAGAGGTTTCGAGCCCAGAAACAGGAACAAAAGACGAAGAAGCCG TTGCCCACAAACCCTGTTCAGCGGAGAGTGCAAGAACTACTGCGGTTCACAGAGCAGCTGCAGCGCGTCCACCCCAACGTGCTTGCGAAGGCGCTGAGCCGAGGACTTGTCCACCAGGACGAGGACCTTGTGGTCATCAATAAGCCCTACGGTCTCCCTGTGCATG GTGGCCCTGGGGTCCGGCTCTGCATCAGTGATGTACTGCCTGTCCTGGGGAAGCTGCTTCGCGGCCACAAGGCAGAGCCCTTGCATCTGTGCCATCGGCTGGACAAGGAAACTACAGGCGTAATGGTGTTGGCTTGGGAAAAAGAAGTGGCGCATCAAGTCCAAGAGTTGTTTAGAACCCGTCAGGTGACAAAGAAGTACTG GGCCGTGACGACGCGCACCCCGGTGCCCTCAGCGGGAGTCGTGGACATTCCCATCATTGAGAAGGAGGTGCAGGGCCAGGAACGACACCACAAG ATGACGCTGTCCCCGAGCTACCACATGGACAATGGGAAGATAGTGAGGGTACGGACCAGCAGGAACGCACACCTGGCTGTGACTCAGTACCAGGTGCTGAGCAGcaccctctcctctgccctcttGGAGCTCCAGCCAATTACCG GAATAAAACATCAGCTTCGCGTTCACCTGTCTTTTGGGTTGGATTGCCCACTCCTCGGTGATCACAAGTACTCAGACTGGAACAGGCTGGCCCCCCAG CTGTCTGCCAGCATCCTGAAGAAGCTGGGGCTGCCGCAGTCCAAGGCCCGCCACATCCCCCTTCACCTGCACGCCTGCCAGCTGACTCTGCCTGCCCTGCAGGCCGGGAAGGAGGAACTCAACTTGGTCTGCAAGCCTCCTCGATACTTTGTCCATTCCCTGCACCGCCTGGGCTTAAAGATGCCGAGTCGGGATCAAAATGGGGACGAGGAAACCACACACTCAGGAGCACGGTGA